The following DNA comes from Pseudomonas sp. MYb118.
TGTTCTACGCGATCAAGATCATTGGTGCGGCGTACCTGTTCTACCTGGCCTACCAGCTCTGGAGCGCCGCGCCACAAGCCGAGGTCGAAGCGCAGCAGGCGAGTGCAGGTCAGTGGACACTGGCACGGCAGGAGTTCTTCGTGGCCGCGGGCAACCCCAAGGCCATCCTGATTTTTACCGCGTTCCTGCCGCAGTTCGTCGACCCGACGGCCGATGTCGGTCACCAGTTCGCGGTGCTGGGGGCATTGTTCTTGCTGCTGGAATGGATCGCTATCGGCATCTACGCCTACATCGGCCTGCACATGCGGCGCTGGTTCGCAGAGCCTCGGGGCAAGAGGATCTTCAATCGCTGCTGTGCCGGCCTGTTGTCTGCGGCGGCTTCGATGCTGTTGATGGCGCGGCGCGCCTGATCACGGGAGGTCGCTCGTTCCCGGGCGTGATCCCGGGAATGAGCTGCAACACCGACTCAGGCCGGCAAGCTCATGTGCAACAGCGGGAAGGGCCGGCCTTCGCCGTCCAGCGGCGAGCGGCCCGTTTGAACGAATCCGTAGTGCCGGTAGAAGCCTGCCGCTTCGGGGTTTTGCTCGTTCACATCAACGCTCAGCACTTTGTGCGACTTACGGGCATGGTCCAGCAGTGCACTGCCGATACCCTGGCCACGCAGGTCGGGGTCGATGAAGAGCATTTCCACGTGGCTCTCATTGAGCCCGAGAAAACCCTGTGGACGGTCCTCTGTATCCACCGCCACCCACAGCTCGACGGCGGGGAAGTAGTGGTCGCGCAACTGCGGAAGCAGTGCGTCGATATCGGACGCTTGCAGGAAGTGGTGGGTGGCGCGAACCGCGCGCAACCAGATGTCAAGCAGCAGCGGATAGTCCGCAACAGTACCCTGACGAATGATCATGTAGTCATCTTTGTTAACGGGATGTCGGAAGAGTGGTACGCCATTGCAAGGCGACCGCGTAAAGGTCGGCATCTCGTATGCCCGCTTCGCGAATTAACGCCTGGGCGGTGCACGGCAGGAGTGGCCGAAGAGGAGGGGACGTGGATTTTAACCGGGGTTGCTGGCCAGGTCCATGTCAGCGGTCAGAGATGCGCTCTACCTGTGTTGTCAGTGTCGAAGCGTACTCTTGCGTCACGAAACCCCTCGGCGTTCTCCAGAAGCCAGGTCCACAGCGGCACCATGCGCGCCAGAAAACTTCTTCCCAGTGCCGTCAGCTCGTAATCGACCCGTGGCGGCACCTCGTTGTGATCAAAGCGGCTGATCAGCCCGTCACGCTCCAGTTGCCGCAGGCTGCGGGTCAACATGCGTTGGGTGACGCCAGGCAGGCGCCTGCCAATTTCGGCGTGGCGCAGTTTTCCCGATACGCCCAGCGTATGGACGATCCCCAGTGACCAGCGATTGCCAGCGTGGGTCAGCACTTCGCGCTTGAGTCCATCGTCCTCGGCGCTGAGTGCATCGCACACCACCTGCGACTGGCGGATCACCTCTTCTTCACTCATTTCGTCATGCGGTATCACGGGTGTGCCTTCTTCTTGAGCGGTAGCCAATAGTGGCAGGATAAAAAACACAGTTTGC
Coding sequences within:
- a CDS encoding acetyltransferase — translated: MIIRQGTVADYPLLLDIWLRAVRATHHFLQASDIDALLPQLRDHYFPAVELWVAVDTEDRPQGFLGLNESHVEMLFIDPDLRGQGIGSALLDHARKSHKVLSVDVNEQNPEAAGFYRHYGFVQTGRSPLDGEGRPFPLLHMSLPA
- a CDS encoding LysE family translocator, translated to MNLATLALFLPACFALNMAPGPNNLLSISNATRYGLRTACVAGAGRLLAFAIMIALASAGLAVVLQTSELVFYAIKIIGAAYLFYLAYQLWSAAPQAEVEAQQASAGQWTLARQEFFVAAGNPKAILIFTAFLPQFVDPTADVGHQFAVLGALFLLLEWIAIGIYAYIGLHMRRWFAEPRGKRIFNRCCAGLLSAAASMLLMARRA
- a CDS encoding winged helix-turn-helix transcriptional regulator; protein product: MSEEEVIRQSQVVCDALSAEDDGLKREVLTHAGNRWSLGIVHTLGVSGKLRHAEIGRRLPGVTQRMLTRSLRQLERDGLISRFDHNEVPPRVDYELTALGRSFLARMVPLWTWLLENAEGFRDARVRFDTDNTGRAHL